The following coding sequences are from one Aliarcobacter skirrowii CCUG 10374 window:
- a CDS encoding efflux RND transporter permease subunit, with protein sequence MFKKLYDLLIFRYPSIFLIIASLFVGFLSYHAKDIQIDASAETLLLEDDEDLRFFRQSYKKYGSSNFLVVTLAPKENLLDNRTLELIKNISKDLEKQDSIKSVDSILTVPLLQSPIRPISDLVAGVDSLSTKEFDKELVKNEFLNSELYKNALVSSDFKTTALLLNLKDDEKYQEFLNKKEQFLKIKETRALNSVELKEEELLNEEFKAYREFVKNKNSEDIEEIRQILKKYENDATVFLGGVNMIASDAIGFIKSDLLIYGLSLIIIFIFVLWYIFRSFRWVFIILFICFISILSTAGILGLFSWEVTVISSNFVALQLIITMSLVVHLVERYKELYFKYKNANQYKLTINTVLSKLIPSFFAIITTVVGFSSLVLSNIEPVINLGLMMSVGILVSLVLTFIYFPIFVLLIGKKEEVLKDKKLISFIPKLPNIVLNHGKKIVFVAFFTILFSFIGSSKIFVENSFINYFKENSEIYKGMKVIDENLGGTTPLDVIIKFKSEDLNSKVEDSFDDFEAEFESSKNDAQYWFTQSKMETITKVHDYLESIPEVGKVQSLATLLKIGKLLNNNQDLDGITLAVIYNQLPDEYKKLILSPFVNIEASEARVTMRIIDSNPNLRRDELIKKINSDLEEIITNKETTFRLTNLMVLYNNMLQSLFESQIATATTSIFILAIMFFILFRNIKMVVIALGTNIIPISLVFGIMGWLEIPLDIMTITIAAIALGIAVDDTIHFIHRFDFEYKKSHKDYSLAVEKSLNSVGYPMYHTTIIVVIGFSIFMLSNLVPTIYFGILTAIVMITVLAANLILLPRLLILLKPYKKEKNI encoded by the coding sequence ATGTTTAAAAAACTCTACGATTTATTAATATTTAGATATCCATCTATTTTTTTGATAATAGCATCTTTATTTGTAGGGTTTTTATCATATCATGCAAAAGATATTCAAATAGATGCTAGTGCTGAAACTTTGCTTTTAGAAGATGATGAAGATTTAAGATTTTTTAGACAAAGTTATAAAAAATATGGTAGTTCAAACTTCTTGGTAGTAACATTAGCACCTAAAGAAAATCTACTAGATAATAGAACCTTAGAGCTTATAAAAAACATATCAAAAGATTTAGAAAAACAAGATAGTATAAAAAGTGTTGATTCTATTCTTACAGTTCCTCTTTTACAATCTCCAATTCGTCCAATATCTGATTTAGTTGCTGGAGTTGATAGCTTAAGCACAAAAGAGTTTGATAAAGAGCTTGTTAAAAATGAGTTTTTGAACTCTGAACTTTATAAAAATGCTCTTGTAAGTTCTGATTTTAAAACTACTGCCCTACTTTTAAATCTAAAAGATGATGAAAAATATCAAGAGTTTTTAAATAAAAAAGAGCAATTTTTAAAAATAAAAGAGACAAGAGCTTTAAATAGTGTTGAGTTAAAAGAGGAAGAGCTTTTAAATGAAGAGTTTAAAGCTTATAGAGAGTTTGTAAAAAATAAGAATAGTGAAGATATAGAAGAGATTAGACAAATACTTAAGAAGTATGAAAATGATGCAACTGTGTTTTTAGGTGGAGTAAATATGATAGCAAGTGATGCTATTGGCTTTATAAAAAGTGATTTACTAATCTATGGTTTAAGCTTAATTATCATCTTTATTTTTGTTTTATGGTACATATTTAGAAGTTTTAGATGGGTTTTTATAATTTTATTTATCTGTTTTATCTCTATATTAAGTACAGCTGGAATTTTAGGTCTTTTTTCTTGGGAAGTTACAGTTATATCATCAAACTTTGTAGCACTTCAACTAATTATTACAATGTCTTTGGTCGTTCATTTAGTTGAAAGATACAAGGAGTTGTACTTTAAATATAAAAATGCAAATCAATATAAACTTACAATAAATACAGTTTTATCAAAACTAATCCCATCTTTTTTTGCAATTATTACAACAGTTGTTGGATTTTCATCTTTGGTGTTATCAAATATTGAGCCAGTTATAAACTTGGGTCTTATGATGAGTGTTGGGATTTTGGTATCTTTGGTTTTAACATTTATATATTTTCCAATATTTGTGCTACTTATTGGAAAAAAAGAGGAAGTTTTAAAAGATAAAAAACTAATCTCTTTTATACCAAAACTTCCAAATATAGTTTTAAATCATGGTAAAAAGATAGTTTTTGTTGCATTTTTTACAATTTTATTCTCTTTTATTGGTTCTAGCAAAATATTTGTAGAGAATAGTTTTATAAACTATTTTAAAGAAAATAGTGAAATCTATAAAGGTATGAAGGTAATTGATGAGAATCTTGGTGGTACAACTCCACTTGATGTCATAATTAAATTTAAAAGTGAAGATTTAAACTCTAAAGTTGAAGATAGTTTTGATGATTTTGAAGCAGAGTTTGAATCTTCAAAAAATGATGCACAATATTGGTTTACTCAATCAAAAATGGAAACTATTACAAAAGTTCATGACTATTTAGAGTCAATTCCTGAAGTTGGAAAAGTTCAATCATTGGCAACACTTTTAAAAATTGGAAAACTTTTAAATAATAATCAAGATTTAGATGGAATAACTCTTGCTGTAATCTATAACCAACTTCCAGATGAGTACAAAAAACTTATTTTGAGTCCATTTGTAAATATTGAAGCTTCTGAAGCTAGAGTTACTATGAGAATAATTGACTCAAATCCTAATTTAAGAAGAGATGAGCTAATTAAAAAGATAAATAGTGATTTAGAAGAGATTATTACAAACAAAGAGACAACTTTTAGGCTTACAAATCTTATGGTTTTATATAATAATATGCTTCAATCTCTGTTTGAATCTCAAATAGCAACTGCTACTACATCTATTTTTATCTTGGCAATTATGTTTTTTATTCTATTTAGAAATATTAAAATGGTAGTTATAGCTTTAGGTACAAATATTATTCCTATATCTTTGGTTTTTGGAATTATGGGGTGGCTTGAGATTCCACTTGATATTATGACAATTACAATTGCAGCAATTGCTTTAGGAATTGCTGTTGATGATACTATTCATTTTATACATAGATTTGATTTTGAGTATAAAAAGAGCCATAAAGATTATAGCCTTGCAGTTGAAAAATCTTTAAATAGTGTTGGATATCCAATGTATCACACAACTATTATTGTTGTAATTGGATTTTCA